The proteins below are encoded in one region of Pseudonocardia sp. DSM 110487:
- a CDS encoding Crp/Fnr family transcriptional regulator, with translation MTRAHSALLQGLGEAARERLIATSRPRRFRAREIVCHEGDPGDTFHIVTSGRLAVHVTTPLGHSATLSLLGPGDTFGELALLDPASLRTATVVALEEAHTLSLTRSQLDELRRHHPQIDRFLTETLAGHVRRLSAMVLEALYLPVDARVARQLARLAGMYVAADGSAEIRLTQDDLAGMAGTTRATTNKVLQELAARGVLSLARGRIMVRDRVALDRAGQ, from the coding sequence ATGACTCGAGCCCATTCGGCGTTGCTGCAGGGTCTGGGTGAGGCCGCCCGCGAGCGTCTGATCGCCACGAGCCGCCCGCGTCGCTTCCGCGCGCGCGAGATCGTCTGCCACGAGGGCGACCCCGGCGACACGTTCCACATCGTGACGTCCGGGCGGCTGGCGGTGCACGTCACGACCCCGCTGGGGCACAGCGCCACGCTGTCCCTGCTCGGTCCCGGCGACACGTTCGGCGAGCTCGCCCTGCTCGACCCGGCGTCGCTGCGGACCGCCACCGTCGTCGCGCTGGAGGAGGCGCACACGCTGAGCCTGACCCGCTCCCAGCTCGACGAGCTGCGCCGCCACCATCCGCAGATCGACCGATTCCTCACCGAGACGCTCGCGGGCCACGTGCGAAGGTTGTCGGCGATGGTGCTCGAAGCGCTCTACCTGCCGGTCGACGCCCGGGTGGCTCGTCAGCTCGCCCGCCTCGCCGGCATGTACGTCGCCGCCGACGGCAGCGCGGAGATCCGCCTCACCCAGGACGACCTCGCCGGCATGGCCGGCACCACGCGGGCCACCACCAACAAAGTGCTCCAGGAGCTCGCCGCACGGGGTGTGCTGAGCCTCGCCAGGGGCCGGATCATGGTGCGGGATCGGGTCGCGCTGGATCGGGCCGGGCAGTGA
- a CDS encoding RNA polymerase sigma factor → MPTLELNAPTTNSCAPSCARLCTGDGFAQAHAALSGELTGYCRKALADHGLAEEITQDVFLRAWRHCSNFRMPDGDARERVARLRTWLFAIARNAVIDAVRGRGRRPALHAEADQAAQLADPSDTFARYDTAEEVYRGLAGLTPDGRAILTAIFIEELTYEQAAARLGIPVGTAKSRVYYALRALRAQLDGTMH, encoded by the coding sequence ATGCCAACACTCGAGCTCAACGCCCCTACCACCAATTCATGCGCCCCGTCCTGTGCCCGCCTGTGCACGGGGGACGGGTTCGCGCAGGCCCATGCCGCCCTCTCCGGCGAGCTCACCGGCTACTGCCGCAAGGCACTCGCCGACCACGGGCTCGCAGAGGAGATCACCCAGGACGTGTTCCTGCGTGCATGGCGCCACTGCTCAAACTTCCGCATGCCGGACGGGGATGCGCGCGAACGCGTCGCCCGGCTGCGCACATGGCTCTTCGCGATCGCCCGCAACGCCGTCATCGACGCCGTGCGCGGCCGCGGCCGACGGCCTGCGCTGCACGCGGAGGCCGACCAGGCCGCACAGCTCGCCGACCCGTCCGACACGTTCGCCCGCTACGACACCGCCGAGGAGGTGTACCGGGGACTCGCCGGGCTGACTCCCGACGGTCGCGCCATCCTGACCGCCATCTTCATCGAGGAGCTGACCTATGAGCAGGCCGCCGCGCGACTGGGCATCCCGGTCGGCACGGCGAAGAGCCGCGTCTACTACGCGCTCCGCGCGTTGCGCGCACAGCTCGATGGCACCATGCACTGA
- a CDS encoding DUF6529 family protein yields MTHSSPPAARSTAVVVVPVAIGVLVAVALGVYGRLHEPAFFSVNVAGFSSPGAVKSWLATAAFVLALVQLGSALVMWGKIPGVAAPSWIGGLHRWSGRLAVLATVPVAVHCLYALGFDFSSPRTLVHSLLGCFFYGVFVTKMLMLSRPNVPGWALPVVGGLTFTALTGLWLTSAVWFFTTTGLTF; encoded by the coding sequence ATGACGCACAGCTCACCACCCGCCGCCCGCAGCACCGCCGTCGTGGTCGTCCCGGTGGCGATCGGCGTCCTGGTCGCCGTGGCGCTCGGCGTGTACGGCCGTCTCCACGAGCCGGCCTTCTTCTCGGTCAACGTGGCGGGCTTCTCCAGCCCGGGTGCGGTGAAGTCGTGGCTGGCGACGGCCGCGTTCGTCCTCGCGCTGGTCCAGCTCGGCTCCGCGCTGGTCATGTGGGGCAAGATCCCCGGAGTCGCGGCGCCGTCGTGGATCGGCGGGCTGCACCGCTGGTCGGGCCGGCTGGCGGTGCTCGCCACCGTGCCGGTCGCGGTGCACTGCCTCTACGCGCTGGGCTTCGACTTCTCATCGCCGCGCACGCTCGTGCACTCGCTGCTCGGTTGCTTCTTCTACGGGGTCTTCGTCACGAAGATGCTCATGCTCAGCCGACCGAACGTGCCCGGATGGGCGCTGCCCGTGGTCGGCGGCCTCACCTTCACCGCGCTGACCGGTCTCTGGCTCACCTCCGCGGTGTGGTTCTTCACCACCACCGGCCTCACCTTCTAG
- a CDS encoding methyltransferase, whose product MSIRVAATLGLVELAGSAGATAEQLAAATGTAPSALRRLLEHLVAIGVFDRDAGSGTYRPTELGAQMAEDAPEGIKPLLDINAAGGRAELGFVELLETITTGTSGYVRRYGREFWADLDASPELRRSFDAQMNWRFQVQAAQIAERFDWGRFSELVDVGGGDGMVLAAILQAHPGLHGRVLDLPPTAAAAADRFAAAGLDGRAGAVPGSFFDPLPAGADAYLLSDILHDWDDEHARKILTGCRSAAAPDGTVVVIESAGAAGTAMDLFMLMCFGGRERTVDELAALAAECGLVLRGSGPVADGRTVLEFSPDLGPSMR is encoded by the coding sequence TCCATCCGCGTGGCCGCGACGCTCGGCCTCGTGGAGCTCGCGGGAAGTGCGGGAGCAACGGCCGAGCAACTCGCCGCGGCCACCGGAACCGCCCCCTCCGCCTTGCGACGCCTGCTCGAGCACCTGGTCGCGATCGGCGTGTTCGACCGTGACGCGGGCTCCGGCACCTACCGCCCCACCGAACTCGGCGCTCAGATGGCCGAGGACGCCCCGGAGGGGATCAAGCCCTTGCTCGACATCAACGCCGCGGGCGGGCGCGCCGAGCTCGGGTTCGTCGAACTGCTCGAGACGATCACCACGGGCACATCCGGCTACGTGCGGCGCTACGGGCGCGAATTCTGGGCGGACCTGGACGCCAGCCCGGAGTTGCGGCGCTCGTTCGACGCGCAGATGAACTGGCGGTTCCAGGTGCAGGCGGCGCAGATCGCCGAACGCTTCGACTGGGGCCGCTTCTCCGAGCTCGTCGACGTCGGCGGCGGTGACGGCATGGTGCTCGCCGCGATCCTGCAGGCCCACCCCGGTCTTCACGGACGGGTGCTGGACCTGCCCCCTACGGCTGCCGCTGCCGCGGACAGGTTCGCAGCGGCGGGGCTCGATGGGCGGGCCGGTGCCGTTCCCGGCAGCTTCTTCGACCCGCTGCCGGCGGGAGCCGACGCATATCTCCTGTCCGACATCCTGCACGACTGGGACGACGAACACGCCCGCAAGATCCTCACCGGGTGCCGTTCGGCCGCCGCACCGGACGGCACAGTGGTGGTGATCGAGAGCGCGGGGGCGGCGGGCACCGCGATGGACCTGTTCATGCTGATGTGCTTCGGCGGGAGGGAGCGCACGGTCGACGAGCTGGCCGCGCTGGCCGCCGAATGTGGGCTCGTGCTCCGCGGCAGCGGCCCGGTGGCGGATGGGCGGACGGTGCTGGAGTTCAGCCCTGACCTCGGGCCATCGATGCGCTAG